In Tachyglossus aculeatus isolate mTacAcu1 chromosome 10, mTacAcu1.pri, whole genome shotgun sequence, the following proteins share a genomic window:
- the LOC119933069 gene encoding keratin, type II microfibrillar, component 7C-like, with the protein MACGSGFGFRTFSCVSACGPRPDRCCISAAPYRGVSCYRGLTGFGSRSLGGFCGGYRAGCGRSFGYRSGGVCGPSPPCITSVSVNESLLTPLNLEIDANAQCVKQEEKEQIKCLNSKFAAFIDKVRFLEQQNKLLETKWQFHQNRKCCESNLEPLFDGYIETLKRELECVEADRGRLESELYHVQEVLEGFKKKYEEEVALRATAENEFVTLKKDVDCAYLRKSDLEANVEVLVEEINFLRTLYDEEIRVLQAHISDTSVVVKMDNSRELNMDCVIAEIKAQYDDIASRSRAEAESWYRSKCEEMKAMVIRHGESLRRTKEEINELNRMIQRLTAEVENAKCQNSKLEAAVTESEQQGEVALNDAKCKLAGLEDALLKAKQDMACLVKEYQEVMNSKLGLDIEIATYRRLLEGEECRLCEGVGAVNVCVSSSRGGVVCGDLCASGARPVTGGVCSAPCSGNLVVSTGGPCAPCAPCAPCAPCAPCAPGVSCSGSVGVGSYGLGTYGFGKC; encoded by the exons ATGGCTTGTGGCTCCGGCTTCGGGTTCAGGACCTTCAGCTGCGTCTCAGCCTGCGGCCCACGACCAGACCGCTGCTGCATCAGCGCCGCTCCGTACCGTGGGGTCTCCTGTTACCGGGGCCTGACTGGCTTTGGCAGCCGCAGCCTGGGTGGCTTCTGCGGGGGCTACCGTGCCGGCTGCGGCCGTAGCTTCGGCTACCGGTCGGGCGGCGTGTGCGGGCCCAGCCCGCCCTGCATCACCAGTGTGTCGGTCAATGAGAGCCTGCTGACCCCGCTCAACCTGGAGATCGATGCCAATGCCCAGTGtgtgaagcaggaggagaaggagcagatcaAGTGCCTCAACAGCAAGTTCGCCGCCTTCATCGACAAG GTGCGGTTCCTGGAGCAGCAGAACAAGCTGCTAGAGACCAAGTGGCAGTTCCACCAGAACCGCAAATGCTGCGAGAGCAACCTGGAGCCGCTGTTCGACGGCTACATTGAGACGCTGAAGCGCGAGCTGGAGTGCGTGGAGGCCGACCGTGGCCGGCTCGAGTCAGAGCTCTACCACGTGCAGGAGGTGCTGGAGGGCTTCAAGAAGAA GTATGAGGAAGAGGTGGCCCTAAGAGCTACAGCTGAAAATGAGTTTGTGACACTCAAGAAG GACGTAGACTGTGCCTATCTGCGCAAATCCGACCTCGAGGCCAACGTGGAGGTCCTAGTCGAGGAGATCAATTTCCTGAGGACGCTGTACGATGAG GAGATCCGCGTACTCCAGGCCCACATCTCAGACACCTCCGTGGTGGTCAAGATGGACAACAGCCGGGAGCTGAACATGGACTGCGTCATTGCTGAGATCAAGGCGCAGTACGACGACATCGCCAGCCGCAGCCGGGCCGAGGCTGAGTCCTGGTATCGCAGCAAG TGTGAGGAGATGAAGGCCATGGTGATCCGGCACGGGGAGAGCCTGCGCCGCACCAAGGAGGAGATCAACGAGCTGAACCGCATGATCCAGCGGCTGACGGCCGAGGTGGAGAACGCCAAGTGCCAG AATTCCAAGCTGGAGGCGGCTGTGACTGAGTCGGAGCAGCAGGGCGAAGTGGCCCTCAATGATGCCAAGTGcaagctggctgggctggaggatgCCCTGCTGAAGGCCAAGCAGGACATGGCCTGCCTGGTGAAGGAGTACCAGGAGGTCATGAACTCCAAGCTGGGGCTGGACATCGAGATTGCTACCTACCGGCGGCtgctggagggagaggagtgCCG GCTGTGTGAAGGTGTTGGAGCTGTGAATGTCT gtGTGAGCAGCTCCAGGGGAGGCGTCGTGTGCGGTGACCTGTGCGCGTCCGGGGCCCGGCCGGTCACCGGTGGCGTTTGCAGTGCCCCCTGCAGCGGGAACCTGGTCGTGAGCACTGGCGGCCCCTGTGCCCCCTGTGCCCCCTGTGCCCCCTGCGCCCCCTGTGCCCCCTGTGCCCCTGGGGTCTCCTGCAGCGGGAGTGTGGGAGTCGGCTCATACGGCCTTGGCACCTATGGCTTCGGAAAGTGTTAG